In one window of Rhinoderma darwinii isolate aRhiDar2 chromosome 7, aRhiDar2.hap1, whole genome shotgun sequence DNA:
- the LOC142656881 gene encoding cullin-associated NEDD8-dissociated protein 1-like isoform X2 — protein sequence MLSEKEQLRDICSIGLKTVISELPTASSGSSLAANVCRKITGQLTGAIGKRDDAAVQLEALDILSDMLGRLGGALFSFHPSILSCLLPQLTSPRLAVRKRAVLALGHLVQTCNGNLFTELVEHLVAEMKKNESTSTTRTYIQCVAAVSLQAGHRLGPHLERIVPLVVGFCKVEDDELQEQCFQALDSFIRRCPKEISSYVPTVIDLCLKFLAYDPNYNYDSEEEEETMEIESEEEPESEEEYSDDDDMSWKVRRSAAKCLETLITARPDLLSEFYRSAAPAIISRFKEREENVKADIFSAYNALLRQTRCSQSCRQNVDVTDKEDSPLSALQKQVPLVMKSLQKLLRDKSVKSRQGCFAVLTELTSALPGCLSQHIPALVPGLVFSLTDKGSSSNMRLDTLMFLHVLLSGHPPECFQPHLPDLLPPVVTCIYDPFYKITSEALLVAQQLVRVIRPLDQTKVSQPSPYTKELFSATLKRLQATDIDQEVKERALSCMGHLICHLGDQLGNDLPPTLQLILERLRNEITRLTAVKVLTLIAGSPLKIDLRPLLKDALPILASFLRKNQRALRLGTVSALEVLVRNYNDCLKPAMLEPVLGELPALLAESDMHLAQVSLDFLTSLVSAHPASLPKLSARILPQLFQLVHSPLLQGGALASILSFLRALVMSHTPHLGYADLLKQLTGPVHSSGPALHKQAFHSVSKCVATLASACPKESNASLTQFIQDAKNPRAGDPVKVLAFLTLAEIGRERNLGNQQKELKNVILEAFASPSEEVKSAASYALGNACVGSPADFLPFLLHEIGGQLRRQYLLLHSLKEALTCLPSEELRPYQEDVWKLLLAHCEAAEEGTRNVVAECVGKLTLVNPAQLLPRLCKQLSSGSPYTRSTVVTAIKFTISDQPAPIDALLKSCIGDFLKPLQDTDPNVRRVTLVMFNSAAHNKPSLVRKLLSRFLPPVYEETKVRKELIREVEMGPFKHTVDDGLDVRKAAFECMYTLLESCLDQLDIYEFLNHVEDGLKDHYDIRMLTFIILTRLATLCPGAVFQRLDQLIEPLRATCTTKVKAGSVKQEFEKQDELKRSAMRTITALLTIPEVENSRSMAEFLTQIRANPELCSLMENIQKDSVMVCSTENMDIS from the exons ATGCTATCAGAGAAGGAACAGCTGAGAGATATCTGCAGCATCGGGTTAAAGACGGTTATATCTGAACTCCCTACAGCAAGCTCAG GCTCCTCCTTAGCCGCCAATGTGTGCAGAAAGATCACAGGACAACTGACGGGGGCAATAGGAAAGCGGGATGATGCAGCGGTGCAGCTAGAGGCTCTTGATATATTGTCAGATATGTTGGGAAG ATTAGGAGGGGCTCTCTTCTCTTTCCATCCCTCCATCCTGAGCTGTCTCCTGCCCCAGCTCACCAGCCCTCGTCTTGCAGTGAGAAAAAGAGCTGTCCTGGCACTGGGGCACCTGGTACAAACCTGCAATGGAAACCTGTTCACGGAACTTGTGGAACATCTGGTGGCAGAAATGAAAAAGAACGAATCCACATCTACTACTAGAACTTACATTCAATGTGTGGCTGCTGTTAGCCTGCAGGCAGGGCACAGACTCG GGCCACATCTAGAGAGAATTGTGCCCCTAGTGGTGGGGTTCTGTAAAGTGGAAGATGATGAGCTGCAGGAGCAGTGTTTCCAGGCATTGGACTCCTTCATCAGACGCTGCCCCAAAGAGATCTCATCTTATGTCCCCACAGTCATTGATCTGTGTCTGAAGTTCCTTGCATATGACCCTAACTACAACTATGATagtgaagaggaagaggagacgATGGAGATAGAAAGCGAGGAAGAACCAG AGAGTGAAGAAGAATACAGCGATGATGATGACATGAGCTGGAAAGTGAGACGCTCAGCAGCCAAGTGTCTGGAGACTCTGATAACCGCCAGACCTGATCTCCTATCAGAGTTTTATAGATCAGCGGCTCCGGCCATCATTTCCCGATTTAAAGAAAGAGAAGAGAACGTGAAGGCGGACATCTTCTCGGCATACAATGCTCTACTAAGGCAGACACGCTGTTCTCAGAGCTGCAGGCAGAACGTGGATGTCACCGATAAAGAGGACAGTCCACTCAGTGCTCTGCAGAAACAG GTTCCTTTAGTTATGAAGTCCCTTCAAAAACTCCTCAGAGATAAGAGCGTCAAGTCTCGCCAGGGATGTTTTGCCGTTCTCACAGAACTGACCAGTGCACTTCCCGGCTGCCTGTCCCAGCATATCCCTGCTCTGGTCCCAG GTCTTGTCTTCTCCTTGACGGATAAAGGCAGCAGCTCCAATATGCGCCTGGATACGCTAATGTTCCTTCACGTTCTCCTCAGCGGTCATCCTCCTGAATGCTTCCAGCCTCACCTTCCAGACCTCTTACCTCCGGTGGTCACTTGTATTTATGACCCCTTCTATAAGATCACCTCGGAAGCCCTGCTGGTGGCTCAACAGTTGGTAAGAGTGATCCGACCACTGGACCAGACCAAGGTGTCTCAACCTTCACCCTATACCAAAGAGCTATTCAGCGCCACGTTGAAAAGACTGCAGGCCACGGATATTGACCAGGAGGTGAAGGAAAGGGCTTTGTCATGCATGGGTCATCTCATATGTCATCTCGGAGACCAATTGGGCAACGATCTCCCACCCACTCTCCAGCTCATCCTTGAACGTCTCCGCAATGAGATTACAAGACTCACAGCGGTGAAGGTTCTCACCCTCATTGCGGGATCTCCTCTGAAGATTGACTTGCGGCCATTACTGAAGGATGCACTGCCAATTCTGGCCTCTTTCCTACGTAAAAACCAGCGAGCCCTCCGGCTAGGAACCGTATCTGCCCTTGAGGTGTTGGTGAGGAATTACAATGATTGCTTAAAGCCCGCCATGTTGGAGCCTGTGCTGGGGGAGCTTCCGGCCCTTCTAGCTGAATCAGACATGCATTTGGCCCAAGTGTCTCTAGATTTTCTTACCAGCTTGGTGTCTGCACATCCGGCCTCTCTTCCGAAACTTAGTGCCCGCATCCTCCCCCAACTATTTCAGCTGGTACACTCTCCTCTACTCCAAGGAGGTGCTCTGGCCTCCATTCTTTCCTTCTTGCGAGCACTGGTCATGAGCCACACACCTCACCTTGGGTATGCTGATCTCCTCAAGCAACTTACAGGTCCGGTGCACTCCAGCGGACCCGCACTCCACAAACAGGCCTTCCATTCCGTGTCCAAGTGCGTGGCAACGTTAGCCAGTGCCTGCCCGAAGGAATCCAATGCTTCCCTTACCCAATTCATACAAGATGCCAAAAATCCCCGTGCTGGAGACCCAGTGAAGGTGCTCGCATTCTTGACACTGGCAGAAATTGGGCGTGAGAGGAACCTTGGCAACCAGCAGAAGGAGCTTAAAAATGTGATCCTTGAAGCTTTTGCATCTCCCAGTGAAGAGGTGAAGTCTGCAGCATCTTACGCCCTTGGTAATGCCTGCGTGGGCAGTCCTGCTGATTTTTTGCCCTTTTTGCTGCATGAAATTGGGGGtcagctcagaaggcagtatctgcTCCTGCACTCGCTTAAAGAAGCTCTGACGTGCCTGCCCAGTGAGGAGCTAAGACCGTACCAAGAAGACGTGTGGAAACTGTTGCTGGCGCACTGTGAAGCTGCGGAGGAAGGCACCAGGAACGTGGTAGCAGAATGTGTGGGGAAGCTGACCCTTGTAAACCCGGCACAGCTCCTGCCACGACTGTGCAAACAGCTGAGCTCAG GGTCTCCGTATACTCGTAGCACCGTGGTCACAGCCATCAAATTCACCATATCTGACCAACCAGCTCCTATTGACGCTCTCCTGAAGAGTTGCATTG GAGACTTCTTAAAACCCCTCCAAGACACAGACCCCAATGTGCGTCGTGTTACTCTGGTCATGTTTAATTCGGCGGCTCATAACAAACCATCTCTGGTCCGGAAGCTGCTGAGCCGGTTCCTTCCACCTGTGTACGAAGAGACAAAAGTCCGGAAGGAACTTATCCGAGAG GTGGAGATGGGCCCATTCAAGCACACAGTGGATGACGGCCTGGACGTGCGGAAGGCGGCATTTGAATGTATGTACACGTTGCTGGAGAGCTGCCTGGACCAGCTGGACATCTACGAGTTTCTGAATCACGTGGAGGACGGGCTGAAGGATCACTATGACATTCGG ATGCTGACCTTCATTATCCTCACACGTCTGGCTACTCTGTGCCCCGGTGCGGTTTTCCAGCGCCTGGACCAGCTCATCGAGCCCCTTCGTGCCACCTGTACTACCAAG GTAAAAGCCGGCTCGGTGAAGCAGGAGTTTGAGAAGCAGGACGAGCTGAAGCGCTCCGCCATGAGAACCATCACCGCTCTGCTCACCATCCCAGAGGTGGAGAACAGCCGCAGCATGGCAGAGTTCCTGACGCAGATCAGAGCCAACCCCGAGCTCTGCTCCTTGATGGAGAACATCCAGAAAGACTCTGTAATGGTCTGCAGCACAGAGAACATGGACATCAGCTAA
- the LOC142656881 gene encoding cullin-associated NEDD8-dissociated protein 1-like isoform X1: protein MSNVTYHISSLLEKMTSSDKDFRFMATNDLMVELQKDSIKLDEDSERRVVKMLLKLLEDKNGEVQNLAVKCLGPLVGKVKEHQVETIVDTLCSNMLSEKEQLRDICSIGLKTVISELPTASSGSSLAANVCRKITGQLTGAIGKRDDAAVQLEALDILSDMLGRLGGALFSFHPSILSCLLPQLTSPRLAVRKRAVLALGHLVQTCNGNLFTELVEHLVAEMKKNESTSTTRTYIQCVAAVSLQAGHRLGPHLERIVPLVVGFCKVEDDELQEQCFQALDSFIRRCPKEISSYVPTVIDLCLKFLAYDPNYNYDSEEEEETMEIESEEEPESEEEYSDDDDMSWKVRRSAAKCLETLITARPDLLSEFYRSAAPAIISRFKEREENVKADIFSAYNALLRQTRCSQSCRQNVDVTDKEDSPLSALQKQVPLVMKSLQKLLRDKSVKSRQGCFAVLTELTSALPGCLSQHIPALVPGLVFSLTDKGSSSNMRLDTLMFLHVLLSGHPPECFQPHLPDLLPPVVTCIYDPFYKITSEALLVAQQLVRVIRPLDQTKVSQPSPYTKELFSATLKRLQATDIDQEVKERALSCMGHLICHLGDQLGNDLPPTLQLILERLRNEITRLTAVKVLTLIAGSPLKIDLRPLLKDALPILASFLRKNQRALRLGTVSALEVLVRNYNDCLKPAMLEPVLGELPALLAESDMHLAQVSLDFLTSLVSAHPASLPKLSARILPQLFQLVHSPLLQGGALASILSFLRALVMSHTPHLGYADLLKQLTGPVHSSGPALHKQAFHSVSKCVATLASACPKESNASLTQFIQDAKNPRAGDPVKVLAFLTLAEIGRERNLGNQQKELKNVILEAFASPSEEVKSAASYALGNACVGSPADFLPFLLHEIGGQLRRQYLLLHSLKEALTCLPSEELRPYQEDVWKLLLAHCEAAEEGTRNVVAECVGKLTLVNPAQLLPRLCKQLSSGSPYTRSTVVTAIKFTISDQPAPIDALLKSCIGDFLKPLQDTDPNVRRVTLVMFNSAAHNKPSLVRKLLSRFLPPVYEETKVRKELIREVEMGPFKHTVDDGLDVRKAAFECMYTLLESCLDQLDIYEFLNHVEDGLKDHYDIRMLTFIILTRLATLCPGAVFQRLDQLIEPLRATCTTKVKAGSVKQEFEKQDELKRSAMRTITALLTIPEVENSRSMAEFLTQIRANPELCSLMENIQKDSVMVCSTENMDIS, encoded by the exons gtttatggccacaaatgatTTGATGGTGGAGCTGCAGAAGGACTCCATCAAGTTAGATGAGGACAGTGAGAGGAGGGTGGTGAAGATGCTTCTGAAGCTGCTGGAGGACAAGAACGGAGAGGTGCAGAACTTAGCAGTGAAGTG CCTGGGGCCTCTTGTGGGAAAAGTTAAAGAGCATCAGGTGGAGACGATTGTGGACACCCTTTGTAGTAACATGCTATCAGAGAAGGAACAGCTGAGAGATATCTGCAGCATCGGGTTAAAGACGGTTATATCTGAACTCCCTACAGCAAGCTCAG GCTCCTCCTTAGCCGCCAATGTGTGCAGAAAGATCACAGGACAACTGACGGGGGCAATAGGAAAGCGGGATGATGCAGCGGTGCAGCTAGAGGCTCTTGATATATTGTCAGATATGTTGGGAAG ATTAGGAGGGGCTCTCTTCTCTTTCCATCCCTCCATCCTGAGCTGTCTCCTGCCCCAGCTCACCAGCCCTCGTCTTGCAGTGAGAAAAAGAGCTGTCCTGGCACTGGGGCACCTGGTACAAACCTGCAATGGAAACCTGTTCACGGAACTTGTGGAACATCTGGTGGCAGAAATGAAAAAGAACGAATCCACATCTACTACTAGAACTTACATTCAATGTGTGGCTGCTGTTAGCCTGCAGGCAGGGCACAGACTCG GGCCACATCTAGAGAGAATTGTGCCCCTAGTGGTGGGGTTCTGTAAAGTGGAAGATGATGAGCTGCAGGAGCAGTGTTTCCAGGCATTGGACTCCTTCATCAGACGCTGCCCCAAAGAGATCTCATCTTATGTCCCCACAGTCATTGATCTGTGTCTGAAGTTCCTTGCATATGACCCTAACTACAACTATGATagtgaagaggaagaggagacgATGGAGATAGAAAGCGAGGAAGAACCAG AGAGTGAAGAAGAATACAGCGATGATGATGACATGAGCTGGAAAGTGAGACGCTCAGCAGCCAAGTGTCTGGAGACTCTGATAACCGCCAGACCTGATCTCCTATCAGAGTTTTATAGATCAGCGGCTCCGGCCATCATTTCCCGATTTAAAGAAAGAGAAGAGAACGTGAAGGCGGACATCTTCTCGGCATACAATGCTCTACTAAGGCAGACACGCTGTTCTCAGAGCTGCAGGCAGAACGTGGATGTCACCGATAAAGAGGACAGTCCACTCAGTGCTCTGCAGAAACAG GTTCCTTTAGTTATGAAGTCCCTTCAAAAACTCCTCAGAGATAAGAGCGTCAAGTCTCGCCAGGGATGTTTTGCCGTTCTCACAGAACTGACCAGTGCACTTCCCGGCTGCCTGTCCCAGCATATCCCTGCTCTGGTCCCAG GTCTTGTCTTCTCCTTGACGGATAAAGGCAGCAGCTCCAATATGCGCCTGGATACGCTAATGTTCCTTCACGTTCTCCTCAGCGGTCATCCTCCTGAATGCTTCCAGCCTCACCTTCCAGACCTCTTACCTCCGGTGGTCACTTGTATTTATGACCCCTTCTATAAGATCACCTCGGAAGCCCTGCTGGTGGCTCAACAGTTGGTAAGAGTGATCCGACCACTGGACCAGACCAAGGTGTCTCAACCTTCACCCTATACCAAAGAGCTATTCAGCGCCACGTTGAAAAGACTGCAGGCCACGGATATTGACCAGGAGGTGAAGGAAAGGGCTTTGTCATGCATGGGTCATCTCATATGTCATCTCGGAGACCAATTGGGCAACGATCTCCCACCCACTCTCCAGCTCATCCTTGAACGTCTCCGCAATGAGATTACAAGACTCACAGCGGTGAAGGTTCTCACCCTCATTGCGGGATCTCCTCTGAAGATTGACTTGCGGCCATTACTGAAGGATGCACTGCCAATTCTGGCCTCTTTCCTACGTAAAAACCAGCGAGCCCTCCGGCTAGGAACCGTATCTGCCCTTGAGGTGTTGGTGAGGAATTACAATGATTGCTTAAAGCCCGCCATGTTGGAGCCTGTGCTGGGGGAGCTTCCGGCCCTTCTAGCTGAATCAGACATGCATTTGGCCCAAGTGTCTCTAGATTTTCTTACCAGCTTGGTGTCTGCACATCCGGCCTCTCTTCCGAAACTTAGTGCCCGCATCCTCCCCCAACTATTTCAGCTGGTACACTCTCCTCTACTCCAAGGAGGTGCTCTGGCCTCCATTCTTTCCTTCTTGCGAGCACTGGTCATGAGCCACACACCTCACCTTGGGTATGCTGATCTCCTCAAGCAACTTACAGGTCCGGTGCACTCCAGCGGACCCGCACTCCACAAACAGGCCTTCCATTCCGTGTCCAAGTGCGTGGCAACGTTAGCCAGTGCCTGCCCGAAGGAATCCAATGCTTCCCTTACCCAATTCATACAAGATGCCAAAAATCCCCGTGCTGGAGACCCAGTGAAGGTGCTCGCATTCTTGACACTGGCAGAAATTGGGCGTGAGAGGAACCTTGGCAACCAGCAGAAGGAGCTTAAAAATGTGATCCTTGAAGCTTTTGCATCTCCCAGTGAAGAGGTGAAGTCTGCAGCATCTTACGCCCTTGGTAATGCCTGCGTGGGCAGTCCTGCTGATTTTTTGCCCTTTTTGCTGCATGAAATTGGGGGtcagctcagaaggcagtatctgcTCCTGCACTCGCTTAAAGAAGCTCTGACGTGCCTGCCCAGTGAGGAGCTAAGACCGTACCAAGAAGACGTGTGGAAACTGTTGCTGGCGCACTGTGAAGCTGCGGAGGAAGGCACCAGGAACGTGGTAGCAGAATGTGTGGGGAAGCTGACCCTTGTAAACCCGGCACAGCTCCTGCCACGACTGTGCAAACAGCTGAGCTCAG GGTCTCCGTATACTCGTAGCACCGTGGTCACAGCCATCAAATTCACCATATCTGACCAACCAGCTCCTATTGACGCTCTCCTGAAGAGTTGCATTG GAGACTTCTTAAAACCCCTCCAAGACACAGACCCCAATGTGCGTCGTGTTACTCTGGTCATGTTTAATTCGGCGGCTCATAACAAACCATCTCTGGTCCGGAAGCTGCTGAGCCGGTTCCTTCCACCTGTGTACGAAGAGACAAAAGTCCGGAAGGAACTTATCCGAGAG GTGGAGATGGGCCCATTCAAGCACACAGTGGATGACGGCCTGGACGTGCGGAAGGCGGCATTTGAATGTATGTACACGTTGCTGGAGAGCTGCCTGGACCAGCTGGACATCTACGAGTTTCTGAATCACGTGGAGGACGGGCTGAAGGATCACTATGACATTCGG ATGCTGACCTTCATTATCCTCACACGTCTGGCTACTCTGTGCCCCGGTGCGGTTTTCCAGCGCCTGGACCAGCTCATCGAGCCCCTTCGTGCCACCTGTACTACCAAG GTAAAAGCCGGCTCGGTGAAGCAGGAGTTTGAGAAGCAGGACGAGCTGAAGCGCTCCGCCATGAGAACCATCACCGCTCTGCTCACCATCCCAGAGGTGGAGAACAGCCGCAGCATGGCAGAGTTCCTGACGCAGATCAGAGCCAACCCCGAGCTCTGCTCCTTGATGGAGAACATCCAGAAAGACTCTGTAATGGTCTGCAGCACAGAGAACATGGACATCAGCTAA